In Legionella israelensis, the genomic window TAAGCCATGTTATTATGAGCATAATACTGTTGACTGAAACCTCCTGTGCGCAACGTTGTGACTGCGCTAATGTTGGCAGGTGCTGGCCAATTAGCTTTGATGATGTCCATAATGATCCTCTAACGTTTGAAGCAGTTTTGCAAAATCATCCGGTAAAGGGGCAGTGAATGTCAATTCTCTTTTAGATAAAGGATGCATCAGTTTTAAGTAGTAGGCGTGTAATGCCTGTCTTTTAAAGGATTCAATTTTTTTTCTTAATGCCTCGTCTGCATTGGAAGGAAATTTTGTTCTGCCTCCATATAATGGGTCGCCAAGAATGGGATGGCGGATATGAGCCATGTGGACACGGATTTGATGAGTTCGCCCCGTCATTAATTTAACATCCAGCAAGGTATAATCGTTCAAATGCTGTCGTATACTGTACTGGGTTATGGCTTCTTTTCCTGAAGGAGTCACCGCCATTTTCAAACGATTTACTGGATGCCTTCCAAAAGCGGTTTTAATGACTCCACCTGAAACGACATAACCGTGTACGAGGGCCAGATATTGCCTTTGAATATCCCGCGCCTGCATTTGTCTTATTAAATCCGTATAAGCCACTAATGATTTAGCAACAATCAATAAGCCCGTTGTGTCTTTATCCAATCGATGAATGATCCCCGCTCTTGGCAATTTCTGTAATTGAGATGAATAATATAAAAGCCCATTAACAAGCGTATTTTGCAGATTTCCTGCCCCTGGATGGACAACTAAATTAGCAGGTTTGTTTAGGATTAGAACATCATTATCTTCATAAATGATATTCAAGGGAATCGATTGAGCTTGCAAAACAGAACCACTATCTTCTCTTTCTATGCTGACGTCCATGAGAATCTTATCACCTGAGGATACTTTATCTTTCGGTCTACACGGCTTGTCATTAAGTTTGATAAAGTCCTCTTTAATCCATTTACTTAATATAGAACGGGAATATTCCGGAAAAAGAGAAGCAAGTACGCTATCAAGGCGTTGGCCATGAAACTCACTTGGAATGATGTGCTCTTTTTTGATGCTCTTCTCCGACATCAGGCCTGTTGAATTTTGTCAATGCTCATTATTCGTCCGCGTAAGGAATTTGGTAATGCTTCATTAATGTGAACATTTACAAACTGTCCTATTACTTCCTCAGGACCGTCAAAATTAACAACACGATTACACTCAGTTCTGCCGGCTAACTGGTGGTGATTTTTTTTAGAGAATCCAGTCACTAAAACACGCTGATGTGAGCCTATCATGGATTGACTGTAGCGTGCTGCCTGCATGGTCAAACGGTTTTGTAATATCTGTAGCCGCTGTTTTTTAATCTCCATAGAGGTTTCATCGTGTAAGTTTGCCGCAGGTGTGCCAGGTCGTGGACTATAAATAAAGCTGAAGGAGGTATCAAAACCCATTTCATGCACGAGATTCATGGTAGCCTGAAAGTCTTCGTCTGTTTCGCCGGGAAAGCCTACAATAATGTCTGTAGATAGGCGAATATCAGGACGCACTTTGCGCAGCTTACGTATTTTTGATTTAAATTCCAAAGCAGTATAACCACGTTTCATCATGGATAAAATACGATCCGAGCCGCTTTGAACAGGTAAATGCAGATGATTGGCAAGCTCAGGCACTTCAGCAAAAGCCTGAATAAGATTATCGGAAAAAGCAAGAGGATGAGAGGTGGTAAATCGGATTCGTTCTATACCCTCAATAGCAGCAACATAATGAATAAGCAACGCAAGATCGGCGATTTCACCGTGATCCATTTTACCCTGATAGTCATTGACATTTTGTCCAAGCAGATTAATTTCTCGAACACCTTGTGTGGCCAACTGATAGCATTCAGCCAGAACATCATCAAATGGTCGACTGATTTCTTCACCACGGGTATAAGGTACTACACAGTAACTGCAATATTTGCTGCAACCCTCCATAATGGAAACGAAGGCTACAGGTCCTTCAGCACGAGGAGGAGGCAAATGATCAAATTTTTCAATTTCTGGAAAGCTGATATCCACCACTGGTTTGTTTTTTTCAAGTCTCTCGTTGAGCATTTCCGGTAAGCGATGCAAGGTTTGCGGACCAAAAACCAAATCTACAAAAGGAGCTCTTTTAATAATATCCTCACCTTCCTGACTGGCTACGCACCCACCCACGCCGATAATTACCTGAGGATTGCTTTTTTTATATTCACGCCATTGACCAAGTTGAGAAAAAACTTTTTCCTGCGCTTTCTCTCGAATAGAGCAGGTATTAAGCAAGATAAGATCGGCTTCTTCTACTGTATCAGTTTTGATAAATCCGTGTGATTGAAATAACACATCAGCCATTTTTGACGAATCATAATCATTCATCTGACAGCCGTTTGTTTTGATATACAGTTTCTGTGTCATAATTTCCAGTTGGTTATTTAAAAATCAGTCATTATACCATCTCAAATACAATTCTGAAGGTATTCAGTCATTCTCATGTATCAGTAAAATCTTATTCCTGCGTACTTTTGCAATAGGTTTCCTTGACTTTTGGTAAAATAAATAAAGAAATGAGAATACCTAGAGGCAATATGGCAAGTGCTTTATAATAGGCTGTGATGGAATATATTCGGACATTATTCGTCATATCGCCTTGCCATAGGGCATCCAGAATATAACCAATAATGGGTTGCGCTATTGCAATACCTACCATATTCATCATATTCATAAAACTTAAGCCAGTTGCCACATAGCGTTTATCGCAAATTTCTTTGGCAACGGCAAATGCCGGCAGGAAACCTGCAGAAAATACACCAAAAAAGAAAAGAAGTACTTCCAGTAATGATTCTGAAGTTAAGGGAGCATATATAAAAAGAAGAGAGCTTACTAAAGCACCGATGCTGCCGATGTACATGGGGGGCTTTCGACGACCTATGCGACTGGAAAATATTCCCCAGAAAGGACTGGCTATCGCCCAACCTACAAAAATAAGTGAAATGTAATTTGCAGCCATTGTTTTACTGATGCCCATTTTTGTCATCAAAAAGGGAACACCCCACAAGCCACCGAACACCGGTGTCCACATAAACATTAATCCACCATAGGAGGCAATGAGCCATAATTGTTTATTTTTAATTAAGGCAAGCAGACTGGGAAGGACCCGCTCCCTTTGTTCCTCATTTTCTTTGACTTTGTCCCTGTATTTATGGGGAGAATCTTTGGCAATAATAAAAATAAGAGCAGCTAGCCCAATACCAATAACGCCCATAATGAACAGAGAAGTTCGCCAGTTATAATGATCTATGAGTAGTGCCAGTGGGGCTTCTCCACCTATAGCACCAAGCATACCAATCGTTACCATGATTCCTGTCAATAAGGCAAAGCGATCAGAAGAGAACCAATTTGCAGCAAGTTTCATCGTACCAACCGCAGCAAATGCTGAACCAAAACCGATCATAAGTCTTGCAAAGGATGCCATATAAAAATTATCGGTTTGTCCAAAGGCTATTGTGCTAATAGCACATACGAGGGTTGCAATGGTTAAAAGACGACGTGGACCGAAATAATCAAGCAAGACACCGGCTGGTAGCTGCATAATCGCATACGAGTAAAAATATACGCCGGCCAATACACCTAAAGCATGACTGGTGACAGAAAAATCCTGCATCAGTTCGTTACTCATCACACTGGGAGAAACTTGCAAAAGATTTTCATAAAAATAAAATGCACAGCCAAGGCCCCATATAATCCAGGGCATAAAACATTTTAAGTTAAAAGGGCGGGTAGTTGATTCCTGAGGTTTTACATATGTCATTGCTTATAAGTACTCCAGACTTTTAACTCCATATTGTTGCACAGCCTTGTCTTTTTTCAGTTTTCAGCGAAGATTTAATATTCAATTGCTCATTTACTTCAATAAGTTGCGCTTTAAATATTAAACATTCATCAAAATCGGCTAAAAAATACCATGCTGTGTAACCTGAGCTTTTAAAAAAACAGCAACTTCATGACAGGTTGCAGAAAATTAATA contains:
- the rluD gene encoding 23S rRNA pseudouridine(1911/1915/1917) synthase RluD translates to MSEKSIKKEHIIPSEFHGQRLDSVLASLFPEYSRSILSKWIKEDFIKLNDKPCRPKDKVSSGDKILMDVSIEREDSGSVLQAQSIPLNIIYEDNDVLILNKPANLVVHPGAGNLQNTLVNGLLYYSSQLQKLPRAGIIHRLDKDTTGLLIVAKSLVAYTDLIRQMQARDIQRQYLALVHGYVVSGGVIKTAFGRHPVNRLKMAVTPSGKEAITQYSIRQHLNDYTLLDVKLMTGRTHQIRVHMAHIRHPILGDPLYGGRTKFPSNADEALRKKIESFKRQALHAYYLKLMHPLSKRELTFTAPLPDDFAKLLQTLEDHYGHHQS
- the miaB gene encoding tRNA (N6-isopentenyl adenosine(37)-C2)-methylthiotransferase MiaB; this encodes MTQKLYIKTNGCQMNDYDSSKMADVLFQSHGFIKTDTVEEADLILLNTCSIREKAQEKVFSQLGQWREYKKSNPQVIIGVGGCVASQEGEDIIKRAPFVDLVFGPQTLHRLPEMLNERLEKNKPVVDISFPEIEKFDHLPPPRAEGPVAFVSIMEGCSKYCSYCVVPYTRGEEISRPFDDVLAECYQLATQGVREINLLGQNVNDYQGKMDHGEIADLALLIHYVAAIEGIERIRFTTSHPLAFSDNLIQAFAEVPELANHLHLPVQSGSDRILSMMKRGYTALEFKSKIRKLRKVRPDIRLSTDIIVGFPGETDEDFQATMNLVHEMGFDTSFSFIYSPRPGTPAANLHDETSMEIKKQRLQILQNRLTMQAARYSQSMIGSHQRVLVTGFSKKNHHQLAGRTECNRVVNFDGPEEVIGQFVNVHINEALPNSLRGRIMSIDKIQQA
- a CDS encoding MFS transporter; this encodes MTYVKPQESTTRPFNLKCFMPWIIWGLGCAFYFYENLLQVSPSVMSNELMQDFSVTSHALGVLAGVYFYSYAIMQLPAGVLLDYFGPRRLLTIATLVCAISTIAFGQTDNFYMASFARLMIGFGSAFAAVGTMKLAANWFSSDRFALLTGIMVTIGMLGAIGGEAPLALLIDHYNWRTSLFIMGVIGIGLAALIFIIAKDSPHKYRDKVKENEEQRERVLPSLLALIKNKQLWLIASYGGLMFMWTPVFGGLWGVPFLMTKMGISKTMAANYISLIFVGWAIASPFWGIFSSRIGRRKPPMYIGSIGALVSSLLFIYAPLTSESLLEVLLFFFGVFSAGFLPAFAVAKEICDKRYVATGLSFMNMMNMVGIAIAQPIIGYILDALWQGDMTNNVRIYSITAYYKALAILPLGILISLFILPKVKETYCKSTQE